AGCCCAGACCTGAGCGTTAGCGATAGAGTGTGAAGAAAGATTGGGAATTAATGGCCTGTGCGTAGTACCTGTAGTAGTTGAACATGGAATAAAAAGGGGCTGGTTTTGGATAGCCTGAGTCGTAAACCCTACGAATACCATCCTGGTAGCAGCTCACACTCAGATCCTGGGGACCAACTAGCACTATAGACCCGTGTTTTTGGTGTGCGTCAACCAATGTGTGGAGCTCTTTTCCCGTGTATCTTTTCCAGAGAATCCATATGGGGCTGAATCGAGCCGACCAATGCGCCGCTGGTATTTTGGACAATGATGACGAACGTAGGCGTAGAGCTAAGTACCCGCAAATAGCGACCAGGAGAAGGGCAATCCACTGGGTCATGATTCTAGGAATCGATAGACAAGGAcgggcgaggaggatgagttGGAGCTGTGGACTTCTCTATCTTAGTATAGCAACTGAGACGCTGTTTCTCTTTATACGTCCTTCAAGCCCCTTCCCTAGCTATTTTGTATACCATAGTACTCGGCATGATCCAATGGCTGTGATACATCCGAAACCAGAGGAGTAGACCTGCAGGCGGACCCCGCGTTATGAGACTTAAGCCGCAACGGAATGTCAATAGCAGGGCATTGCCGGTAAGGGTATTCTACGGCTGTCCGAACGGTGATTATGAACATGCAGACAGGCTCCTAATTCCGTGACCCGCAGCTTCAATCCCGTCTTGGTCGGCTATTCTCCTGATGCCGCCGTAGCTGCCTTCCTACTCAGCCTTATTGAAAATTGTATTCTACCGGCTATGGCTCAACCGATGTCCACGGGGCCAGTCCGAAATACGATCAGCAATACGATGCCGCTACTACTCCCTAGGATCCTGGATGAAGGCATGGCGGAGATGTTAAAGTCGACTGTCTTCCGCTAGGAAAGATTCTTGACGAAATTAGGGAGTAAACCCCTAGCACCCAATCAAGAAAGCCTGTAGTTTGCCAGGCCGAAAATGGATTCTTCTGCACCGCCTACATCGCATTCTATTCCTCCCACGTTAACTAATCTAGTGGTAAAGCGTAAAAATATCTTAGTTACTCCTCCACAGTGCGTTCCTTTTTAGCCCCTTTCACAGAATTCCACTTCATGCATAGTGCAGCCACCAACCCCACACATGCCGCAGCGACACCGGCCCAGAAAGTCCTTGTGACAGCAGAGTTGTAGATATCAATTACCCGTTCCTTCTCTGATGCAGGTACATTATTCAGAAACCCCGTCGCTCCCTGCTCTATGACGTTGCCAACATCTAGACCGGGAACACTGGACAAACCCTCTCGAAGGAGGTTGGTGAAAATATTTTGCGACACGGAAATGGATATTGCGGCGCCAATGCTAATGGAGAAGCCAACCGCCGCCATACCAACGGGAATATCCTTCGCGTCAAGCGCGGTCTGAGTCGCCGACCAGGGTTGGGGGAACGCCAGTCCGATGCCGATACTAAACATGACCTGCCACCCGATCCAGGCAGAATCTGTGGTTCTTGGGGTGAAGCTTGTTAGGAACCCGAACCCAGTAGCCATCATTGTGGACCCAAGCAACATGAGAGGTGTGTAATATCCTATGGCAGAGACGATGAAACCTGAGCTGATTGCGGCAACGGAAAGGCCAATaatggaaggaagaagcATTTGCCCGGACTTGGCTGCTGTAGCACCCTTGATCGCTTGAAACCAGATGGGCAGCTTGAAGGCATGTGTTAGCCATGGTTCGCTCAACATTGTGAATGGCATAAAGCCAAGCGACTTACAAAGTAATCGATCACGTTAAAGGCCGCTGATGAACAGAAGGCGTATACTAAGCATAGTCCGGCGGTTCTGTTGAGTATCACAGATCTAGGAATTGTAGCGGCATCTTTCTGCAGCACCTCGAAAGCAATGAAGCCTGCAAACGACACTGCGGCCACTACCAGGGGAGCAATGACTCTACCGCTGCTCCAACTGTACGTAGTGCCACCCCATTGGAGTGCCAGCAGGAGACAAACAACGCTTCCAGTAAATATAAGAAGACTCATAATGTTGAGCTGCTTGATCTTGGTGAAGAATGGCTCATCGGTAACTTTCTGACTCTCTGGGTtcttgaagagaaagataatcataatcatcgTGAATCCACCCACAGGGAGATTGAGCCAGAAACTATCACATTGTAAGAGGTGTCAGAAGCTGATCATCCCGGACGAGATTTGCATTActcaccaccatctccatgtGACGTAGGTTGTAAGCGCACCCCCGATCACTGGCGCGACGATCATTGCAATACACTCGAGGCCTCCGACAGTGCTATTACAGATTGGCCTCCAGCGAAGCGGGACTGTATGGGAAATTGCGCTGGCACACAAGTAATCAGTATCCAAGTCATGGTTAGCTAGATCAAGGGGGTAGAACTGACATTAGAACCCCATTAAGAATCCCAGAGGAGCCACAGCCAGCGATGGCCCTTCCGACAATGAATGCAGCTGAACTCGACGCTGAGGCAGACACAATGGACCCGATTTCAAGGATAGCCACCGCCATAACAAGAACCCATTTCACGCGAAATTGCTCGTATAGCTtcccaaaaagaaactgcGTTGAACATGTTGTAAGTCTGTCTATAGTTCTCGTCAGCTGATGATCAGGAGCCGACGGTATAGAATACCAAATTAGTCTATATAACCTACATGCTGAGCCATACCATCCAATATCGGTCAATGAATGGAATTCATTGGTCAAGGTGGGAGTTGCTGTACCCACGATGGTATTGTCCTGTAGCCCTGCGGGTCAGCTGATATGCTGCAGACGGCGACGCTAATACTTGCAAGCCCTAAGATAAAGATCCCAAGTCCCATCGCAAAAAACACAGGCAGCTGCTGCCACGGCCGGAAATTCATTGGTTCATTGTTATCCTCTAATGACTCTTCGGTTAAATTTGGCTGAATATCACGATCTGTCGTTTGGATCGCTTTTTCGTCATTTTCCGCCATACTCTCTAGGCAACTGGTATTGCCAGTCTCAGCGGCTGCTGTCAATAAACCTATTCTTACCAGGACAATTTTGCAGTAAATAGTATAGGGGGACGTAGGACTGCAACAAAAGGAATTGTGAACTTAGCAGAATGCTGTGAGACAGAAAGTGGGTGCCCTTGGGAACCCCGAAAGGCAGTACCCTTGAGTGCACGCTCAGTACACCCCTGCAGCACACCATGTTCTATCCAGGCCACCACGGAGTACCTATTGGTGCTATCCTGGTCTGGAGTAATCTAATACAAAGATCGGCAGACCAAACCGCTCGGACCATAACTAATAGACAAAGACTCCCTAGCATCATTTCATCTACTATTGGCTATCGCCCCTGCAGGCTAGCCCACTAAGTATTGCCGACTTAACCGGCCCTATCTCCAGCCTATCTCCTGTTCAAAAAGTATCCTTCCATTTTTAGATAGTAACTCGTCATCCCAGAAAGTACGCCTTACGGTATATAACCACCGCCAATGCCAGCGGCCTCATACCGGTGCGTCTGAATGTAGGCAAGCAGAAGCAGGCTCTGAAGATCATGTTGCAAGATGGAAAACACGCTAAACAGAGTCGAGTCTAATTGTTATATGTCGATATAACCCTAACGCTATCTTATAGTTAGAAGATACTACTATACGACCAAACTCTCAAGTATCATGGAATGTTCAGATAtttccccctctttctgCCAGGAACTGATAATACCGCGGTGCACATCGTCTCCTCCACTTCTTTCCCCAGATATACACTGCCATGCCCGCCACCAACGACAGCACCACGCAGATACCGTAGAACAAGAACAAATACCCCATTCCCACAGCATTCAGAAACGGCTGCGTCGTCTCCGAGATGGTAAAGTTGATAAAGGAACTGGAAATAGCAAGAATAACAACAATTTCTCCACCCACACCGGGGAAGCACTCCATTGCGTACGCCGTTGCCTATCATCACGGTTACTAGCTATAACAGGGCCATGAAGTCACGCGAGAACTTACAGTAGAGGTTGCGGCCACTTGCTGCGCAATCATACTTCCAATACCCACTGCGATTGTAATCCAGTGTGAGCCTGTCTCAGCTCCCCAGCCATATATCTCATACCCCAGTCCGGCATAGAAGAAGCAAGGAACCAGTGCCCACAGACGCATCTCGGGCTCTTTGATACCATCGTTTCGTCGGGCGAGGTATATTACAATCTTGTCACCAAAAACACTGGTGAAATAGCCGATCACACTACCGACTAGGGCGGAGATGTACACAAGACCCGTCTGACCATCAGTGAAATTGTATGGAGGAGCTGATAGGGTCTCCGAGATGGTGTTGTTGGTGACGATACCCGAGGTACAGCCAAATGCAAAGATAACGCCGGCCTGGAATGTATTATTAGCAACCGTGTCCAAGCCAACTGCGTCAGGTCGCATAAACGAATCAGGTACATACGATGACGATGTTAGGGAATTTTAACAAGAAGAACGGTCGTTGGAAGTACGTCCAATATGATGTGTGATCTTGCGGATAGTAAACCCACAGCCTGAGTTTCTCCCGAAACGTCCGCTTAGGGAATTGAGAAGGTGCTGGTGTATTCATAGCTGTACCTTCTTCAACACTCACAGTATCCGCAATGACTGGTCCTTTGTCCTTCATGGTCGCTATCTCGTCCTCTAAGGCAGCATCTGACTGAGCTAGTGTTGTGGCCTTGTTCGTAGAAAGAGTCTgggaggaggtgaagagaAACCGGGGAAACAGCGTTTCCTCGAAAGTGAAGAAAAAGGCGACGATTAAAACGCCCTCAGCAATGGACACAACCCATTGCGCCCAGCGCCAGCCCGGTCCGTCAGAGATATAACCACCAGCCACCAGTCCGATAATCGAACCTAACTGCTGAGCAAAAATGTAAACTCCAAGCATACGGCCGCGTTGGTGGTCGAAGAACAAATCAAAGACAACAAGCTGAATGACTGCTTCATAGGCCGAGGTCCCAAGTCCGTTGAGAATGTTGCTACCGAACCACTCCCCTGCGGTATGAAAGGCACCCATCCAGAGTGATGAGCCAATGCAGAGCAACAATGTCGCGAGAAAGCAGAACCGCCGACCAATCTTCATGGCGGTGGGGACCCAGAAGATATTTACCAGCCCTAGTAATAGATAGTTGAGGGCACCACCACCGTTCATGATCGTCATCGTTGATCCAGTCATTTCTACGATGGTTGTGTAAGCGTCACCGGTGTTATTCTCACCAAATGAGAAAACGCAAGCATAGATCGAGATAAGAAGCAGATGCCAgtatttcttccatcttgacCAGTTCAGCGGGTCACCTTCGCAGGCTGTGGGATGGGGCAACAAGATGATATCCGAGCCATCGTGGGCGACATCCAAATCATGCTGGGTGTCAACTAGTAGCTCGGTGCCGGGCACGTCGAGGTCTCGGTCCTGGGAGAACAGCATGGTGAAAGACCACGAAGCGGAGGCATTGAGTGCTGTTACTTGAGGACTGCGTTACCATTGAGAGCGTTGGACCTTTATACTTAGGCTAGTTGGTACAAGCTTCATCAAGATATTACTGAAACACTGGGTTATCTACCATTCATTATCTAGTATCCACAGTCTGATAACAACAATTAGTGGAGCACATCGAGCATGATGTCCTACCCCAGGTTCGAGCATAGTATTATGGCGTGGGGGTGTGAGGAGTGGCAAGGAGAAGGCCAATCAAAATAGATACCATATGAAATTGCCTCTTTGGTATTCTGAGTCTAGGCAGGTCCAAGCGATAGATCGCTTATCGCCATGGAATCTGGGTGCTCTGGCGTTGACCTGGGAATCCCGCTGAAATGACACTATGTGGACCTTAGTGCTGGATTTTCGTTCACACTAAACCCACACCATCATCGATCAGGGAAAGGAGGCAGATACGTGATTTGTTGCTTATTGTGCTAAGCATCAGCAAACCTGGGACAAGAATTCTTCGCGTCGACCTTCCAATGACCTGCAGTTTATCTCCATACCTGATACTTGATAACCGTGTCTTAAGTTACCTTTAATTGTCAAAATCAATGACATCGAGACTTGGAGATATCTTATGTGCTTGTGAGGGCTGCATATCAAGAGTGTTGAGTTTTGATATACAGCCAAAACTCATACTCTGTTTCTAATCTAGAGTCTCTCCTGACCCCAGGGCTAGTCTGCCCTTTTATCATGACGAATATCCCTATGACACTCCAAGAACTTTTCTACCCAGTGGAAATCTTGCTAGAAGCTCGTGGTTcatataattagaaaatgGTCGATTTCCTCAGGTCTCTAGGTGGGCTTTAAAAACATATAGgagcgaaaaaaaaaattaaaataaaaataaaaaggaaggggtGGGGGCCTCGAATATAGTGGATCAGGAGCATACATAGCTTGCATTTATCATTGTTTAGGGTAAAGCTTGACGCATGTAGTTGTAGCCTTCGCCAGCCAGTTCTAGCCTCTAGGCGCCATTCTCAAGCCCTAAGTCGGCCACCGACACAACTACTAATGTATACATAACATCTGGCTCTTTCGGGAACGTCGTGTGCGATCGTGACGGATCGATGATTGATGGTACGATGTGAGGTCCTCAATAATTCTATACAGATACACTATCTGAAATCACAATCTAGTTGAAGAAATGTTGGTATCAAGACCTGTTAACTCTATACCATGATTTACATGGTGATTCTGTGACAAGAAGGCGGTGAATGAAGGAACTGCTCGGAATATCTGCATTTTATGGACGCCACTCAAGAGCAACATTGCCCCAACTGATGCATGAAGTTAAAGTAAGTAGGCAGTAGTTTGTCTTATCGAAAGAACTGCTAGATCTGGACTATAATGTCGCATGGGGATCTCCCTGGCCAGCGGGAGGATATCAACTCGCTCACGGCGAGTGACACAGGAGATGACGGTCAGTCCAAGTCTGCCtgcagaaaaaaagagccgTTAACTCACTGTTTTCTATAGTCAATTTGGCCTTAGATCCCAGCTTGTTTgacttctctttcccttatATACCACCGTTATCTGAGCTGTGCCCTGTCAACTCATTGGAGACCGATCAGCAACTTGGTCAACATTCAGCACCACAGCCCA
This Aspergillus flavus chromosome 1, complete sequence DNA region includes the following protein-coding sequences:
- a CDS encoding major facilitator superfamily domain-containing protein, translating into MLFSQDRDLDVPGTELLVDTQHDLDVAHDGSDIILLPHPTACEGDPLNWSRWKKYWHLLLISIYACVFSFGENNTGDAYTTIVEMTGSTMTIMNGGGALNYLLLGLVNIFWVPTAMKIGRRFCFLATLLLCIGSSLWMGAFHTAGEWFGSNILNGLGTSAYEAVIQLVVFDLFFDHQRGRMLGVYIFAQQLGSIIGLVAGGYISDGPGWRWAQWVVSIAEGVLIVAFFFTFEETLFPRFLFTSSQTLSTNKATTLAQSDAALEDEIATMKDKGPVIADTVSVEEGTAMNTPAPSQFPKRTFREKLRLWVYYPQDHTSYWTYFQRPFFLLKFPNIVIAGVIFAFGCTSGIVTNNTISETLSAPPYNFTDGQTGLVYISALVGSVIGYFTSVFGDKIVIYLARRNDGIKEPEMRLWALVPCFFYAGLGYEIYGWGAETGSHWITIAVGIGSMIAQQVAATSTATAYAMECFPGVGGEIVVILAISSSFINFTISETTQPFLNAVGMGYLFLFYGICVVLSLVAGMAVYIWGKKWRRRCAPRYYQFLAERGGNI
- a CDS encoding putative efflux pump antibiotic resistance protein — protein: MAENDEKAIQTTDRDIQPNLTEESLEDNNEPMNFRPWQQLPVFFAMGLGIFILGLDNTIVGTATPTLTNEFHSLTDIGWYGSAYRLTTCSTQFLFGKLYEQFRVKWVLVMAVAILEIGSIVSASASSSAAFIVGRAIAGCGSSGILNGVLIAISHTVPLRWRPICNSTVGGLECIAMIVAPVIGGALTTYVTWRWCFWLNLPVGGFTMIMIIFLFKNPESQKVTDEPFFTKIKQLNIMSLLIFTGSVVCLLLALQWGGTTYSWSSGRVIAPLVVAAVSFAGFIAFEVLQKDAATIPRSVILNRTAGLCLVYAFCSSAAFNVIDYFLPIWFQAIKGATAAKSGQMLLPSIIGLSVAAISSGFIVSAIGYYTPLMLLGSTMMATGFGFLTSFTPRTTDSAWIGWQVMFSIGIGLAFPQPWSATQTALDAKDIPVGMAAVGFSISIGAAISISVSQNIFTNLLREGLSSVPGLDVGNVIEQGATGFLNNVPASEKERVIDIYNSAVTRTFWAGVAAACVGLVAALCMKWNSVKGAKKERTVEE